One genomic segment of Oncorhynchus mykiss isolate Arlee chromosome 10, USDA_OmykA_1.1, whole genome shotgun sequence includes these proteins:
- the LOC110534136 gene encoding endosialin encodes MGKMICALRSFALLWACWLPWTLGQELQEQDALCAAGGCYTVYFQRKTFRESARFCREKGGSLATLKSSEEVAVVHELLSSVEQRGPRARVRLWMGLHRQPRQCSATRPLRGFQWITGEQDTQYTNWLRADSPSTCAAPRCVVMSVNTAADTREQHDNFKWLDGSCLLTVDGFMCHYTYRGMCPSLKSEGGGPALYTTPFSLLSTILTHIPFGTVATLPCPDNEDSLGDQSVLCMLREDGSVGWSKDSPLCSDGLQDWCEEENGGCEHFCQNAETQYYCECSDGFTLAEDGQTCQPNHSCSNANCEFDCEETAKGFRCKCPNGYLLAPDGRNCLDVDECLRAPCLHICANAPGTFECHCNQGYEPDEDGECVDVDECNDSSRCEHRCENAPGSFACHCRQGYTELPDDPGFCQDVDECQTSASCHQKCLNYLGGFECYCEAGYELQSDQTCMAIPEGHEQYLSTTTSSYQTWVTYQDWVTDPTRLEWLTEQTILERLPTDLGWFTEAPQEETTSTPVPRRPSGGHNSNWGVLARRKPARNTVTPSPSSSSQENDDTQSQAGDPSVVSRVSDRHRPAVQNDKGAGRVVETPDIDSDAKATTTPLRVPPPAQTVFASGAQWPESKGKRKHDKSWLLVALLVPLCVFIVVMLALGIVYCTSCAVEQNKSITDCYRWISTSKSEGENKAKSRA; translated from the coding sequence ATGGGGAAGATGATCTGTGCCTTGCGCTCCTTTGCTCTTCTGTGGGCCTGCTGGCTTCCCTGGACTCTGGGACAAGAGCTGCAGGAGCAAGATGCTCTCTGCGCTGCAGGTGGCTGTTACACCGTCTATTTCCAACGCAAGACTTTTCGAGAGTCAGCAAGGTTCTGCAGGGAGAAAGGTGGTTCCCTGGCAACCCTAAAGAGTTCTGAGGAGGTGGCTGTGGTCCATGAGCTCCTGTCGTCTGTGGAGCAACGGGGACCACGGGCCAGGGTCAGACTGTGGATGGGGCTCCATCGTCAGCCCAGGCAGTGCTCTGCCACTCGCCCACTCAGGGGATTCCAATGGATCACAGGTGAACAGGACACGCAGTACACCAACTGGCTGAGGGCGGACTCACCTAGTACCTGTGCCGCGCCCCGCTGTGTTGTCATGAGTGTCAACACTGCTGCTGACACCCGGGAGCAGCACGACAACTTCAAGTGGCTGGATGGCTCCTGTTTGCTGACTGTGGATGGATTCATGTGTCACTACACCTACCGGGGGATGTGCCCTTCTCTGAAGAGTGAGGGAGGCGGACCTgctctgtataccacccctttcAGCCTGCTCAGCACCATCCTCACTCACATTCCCTTTGGCACAGTGGCCACCCTTCCCTGCCCAGATAATGAAGACAGCTTAGGAGACCAGTCTGTTCTTTGCATGCTGAGGGAAGACGGGAGTGTGGGCTGGTCAAAGGATTCCCCCCTCTGCTCTGATGGCCTCCAGGACTGGTGTGAAGAAGAAAATGGTGGCTGTGAACATTTCTGTCAGAATGCTGAAACACAGTATTACTGTGAGTGTTCTGACGGCTTCACACTGGCAGAGGATGGCCAGACCTGCCAGCCGAACCATTCCTGTAGCAATGCCAACTGTGAGTTTGATTGTGAGGAGACCGCTAAGGGATTCCGCTGCAAATGTCCAAACGGATACCTGCTGGCACCTGATGGACGCAACTGCCTGGATGTGGATGAGTGTCTCCGGGCCCCCTGCCTTCATATATGCGCCAATGCTCCTGGGACATTCGAGTGCCACTGTAACCAGGGCTACGAGCCCGATGAAGATGGCGAGTGTGTGGATGTTGACGAATGCAACGATTCCAGTCGCTGTGAACACCGATGTGAGAACGCACCCGGTTCCTTTGCCTGCCACTGCCGCCAAGGCTACACTGAGCTGCCCGACGATCCAGGCTTCTGCCAGGACGTGGATGAGTGCCAGACCTCCGCCAGCTGCCACCAGAAGTGTCTCAACTATTTGGGTGGGTTTGAGTGCTATTGTGAGGCAGGGTATGAGCTGCAGTCAGACCAGACCTGCATGGCTATTCCAGAAGGCCATGAACAGTATTTATCAACAACCACCTCGTCCTACCAAACCTGGGTTACATACCAAGACTGGGTTACAGACCCCACACGTTTGGAGTGGCTGACAGAGCAGACAATCCTTGAGAGGCTTCCGACTGACCTGGGCTGGTTTACAGAGGCCCCGCAGGAGGAGACAACATCTACACCGGTTCCTCGCAGGCCGTCGGGTGGCCATAACTCAAACTGGGGTGTTCTCGCACGGAGAAAGCCCGCTCGGAACACTGTCACACCCTCGCCCAGCTCCTCCTCGCAAGAAAATGATGACACTCAAAGCCAAGCAGGTGATCCCTCAGTGGTGTCCAGGGTTAGTGACAGACACCGGCCAGCAGTCCAGAATGACAAGGGAGCTGGGAGAGTGGTAGAAACCCCAGACATAGACTCTGACGCTAAGGCCACCACCACCCCGCTCAGAGTCCCACCTCCAGCCCAAACAGTGTTTGCATCAGGGGCCCAGTGGCCTGAGAGTAAAGGCAAACGGAAGCATGACAAGAGCTGGCTACTAGTAGCACTCCTGGTGCCCCTGTGTGTTTTCATTGTGGTGATGCTGGCTCTAGGCATTGTGTACTGCACTAGCTGTGCTGTAGAACAAAACAAGAGCATCACTGACTGTTACCGCTGGATCAGCACCTCCAAGTCAGAGGGGGAAAACAAGGCAAAATCTCGTGCTTGA